A genomic window from Pseudonocardia broussonetiae includes:
- a CDS encoding ANTAR domain-containing response regulator, whose product MTQSVSEESSPVEATAPVVGLRVLVVEDEALIRLDLTEMLREEGYVVAGEAGDGEQAVKLARELAPDVVIMDVKMPKVDGIAAAGEIVGERIAPVVMLTAFSQRDLIEQARDAGAMAYLVKPFARHELVPAIELAVSRFAEKKALEDEVATLTDRLETRKLVDRAKGLLMSRQSMSEPDAFRWIQRTAMDRRTTMKAVAEAVVEGLNPPRA is encoded by the coding sequence GTGACCCAGTCGGTTTCCGAGGAGAGCAGCCCCGTGGAGGCCACCGCACCGGTGGTCGGTCTGCGCGTGCTGGTGGTCGAGGACGAGGCGCTGATCCGCCTCGACCTGACCGAGATGCTGCGCGAGGAGGGCTACGTCGTCGCCGGCGAGGCCGGTGACGGCGAGCAGGCCGTGAAGCTCGCGCGCGAGCTCGCGCCCGACGTCGTGATCATGGACGTCAAGATGCCGAAGGTCGACGGCATCGCCGCGGCCGGGGAGATCGTGGGGGAGCGCATCGCGCCCGTCGTCATGCTCACGGCGTTCAGCCAGCGCGACCTCATCGAGCAGGCGCGCGACGCCGGCGCGATGGCGTACCTGGTCAAGCCGTTCGCCCGGCACGAGCTCGTGCCGGCGATCGAGCTGGCCGTGTCGCGGTTCGCCGAGAAGAAGGCCCTGGAGGACGAGGTCGCCACGCTGACCGACCGCCTCGAGACCCGCAAGCTCGTCGACCGGGCCAAGGGCCTGCTGATGAGCCGCCAGTCGATGTCGGAGCCCGACGCGTTCCGCTGGATCCAGCGCACCGCGATGGACCGCCGGACGACCATGAAGGCCGTGGCGGAGGCCGTCGTCGAAGGGCTGAACCCTCCGCGCGCCTGA
- a CDS encoding DUF309 domain-containing protein, translating to MTARDRDEAGRARNARPRDAAGRPLPHGADGVERVPEDLVLTADEAVAEAQRLLDAGLPFGAHEVLEGAWKAAPEAERELWRGLAQLAVGLTHAQRGNARGAVALLDRGADHVRRWVGDAPAGLDLPGLTAHADALARRIEGGAAPTSDDLSPRLTRA from the coding sequence ATGACCGCACGCGACCGGGACGAGGCGGGGAGGGCGCGCAACGCCCGCCCCCGGGACGCCGCCGGGCGGCCGCTGCCGCACGGGGCGGACGGCGTCGAGCGGGTGCCCGAGGACCTGGTGCTCACCGCCGACGAGGCCGTCGCCGAGGCGCAGCGCCTGCTCGACGCCGGCCTGCCGTTCGGCGCGCACGAGGTGCTGGAGGGGGCGTGGAAGGCCGCGCCCGAGGCGGAACGGGAGCTGTGGCGCGGGCTCGCCCAGCTCGCCGTCGGCCTGACGCACGCCCAGCGCGGCAACGCCCGGGGTGCCGTCGCCCTGCTCGACCGCGGCGCCGACCACGTCCGCCGCTGGGTCGGCGACGCCCCCGCCGGCCTCGACCTGCCCGGCCTCACCGCCCACGCCGACGCCCTCGCCCGGCGGATCGAGGGCGGCGCGGCCCCGACCTCCGACGACCTGAGCCCCCGGTTGACGCGCGCGTGA
- a CDS encoding class I SAM-dependent methyltransferase, whose amino-acid sequence MTDAVFPPGFFDRADPSPDTDFYGPPRLVTHIDDRAIAAVGALYAELGLDGEVLDLCSSWISHFTTPPRRLVGLGMNEAELAANPLLAAHVVHDLNTDPSLPFDDGSFDDATCCVSVDYLVEPVAVLREVARVLRPGGRFVVTFSNRCFPTKAIRGWLASDDETHLQIVNAFFALSEGFGQVTGALRTPPGTPGDPLYAVWAAAL is encoded by the coding sequence GTGACCGACGCCGTGTTCCCGCCGGGCTTCTTCGACCGCGCCGACCCCTCCCCCGACACCGACTTCTACGGTCCGCCGCGCCTCGTCACCCACATCGACGACCGGGCCATCGCGGCGGTCGGGGCGCTCTACGCGGAGCTCGGGCTCGACGGCGAGGTGCTCGACCTCTGCTCGTCCTGGATCTCGCACTTCACCACCCCACCGCGCCGTCTCGTCGGGCTCGGCATGAACGAGGCCGAGCTGGCCGCGAACCCGCTGCTGGCCGCGCACGTCGTCCACGACCTCAACACCGACCCCTCCCTCCCCTTCGACGACGGCTCCTTCGACGACGCCACGTGCTGCGTCTCCGTCGACTACCTCGTGGAGCCGGTCGCGGTGCTCCGCGAGGTCGCGCGGGTGCTGCGGCCGGGCGGGCGGTTCGTCGTGACGTTCTCGAACCGCTGCTTCCCGACGAAGGCGATCCGCGGCTGGCTGGCGTCCGACGACGAGACGCACCTGCAGATCGTCAACGCGTTCTTCGCGCTGTCGGAGGGGTTCGGGCAGGTCACGGGCGCGCTGCGGACGCCGCCGGGCACGCCGGGCGACCCGCTGTACGCGGTCTGGGCGGCGGCCCTCTAG
- a CDS encoding SDR family NAD(P)-dependent oxidoreductase codes for MGTVLVLGGRSEIGVEVARRLAPGATVVLAARRADDLDDEEKLLREAGAAAVDRVEFDADDLAAQRPVLDAVLARHGRLDTVVVAFGVLGEQARAERDVGHALAVVHTDYVAHVAVLTHLASLLREQGSGDLVVFSSVAGARVRRANYVYGSAKAGLDGFASGLADALHGSGVRLLLVRPGFVIGRMTEGMAPAPFSSTPAQVADATVRALASGRGEVWVPAVLRPVFAVLRHAPRAVWRRLPR; via the coding sequence ATGGGGACGGTGCTGGTGCTGGGCGGACGCAGCGAGATCGGGGTCGAGGTGGCGCGGCGGCTCGCCCCGGGCGCGACGGTGGTGCTCGCCGCCCGCCGGGCCGACGACCTGGACGACGAGGAGAAGCTGCTCCGCGAGGCGGGTGCGGCGGCCGTCGACCGGGTGGAGTTCGACGCCGACGACCTCGCCGCCCAGCGCCCCGTCCTCGACGCCGTCCTCGCGCGGCACGGCCGGCTCGACACCGTCGTCGTCGCGTTCGGGGTGCTGGGGGAGCAGGCGCGGGCCGAGCGGGACGTCGGGCACGCGCTGGCCGTCGTGCACACCGACTACGTCGCGCACGTCGCCGTCCTCACCCACCTCGCGTCGCTGCTGCGGGAGCAGGGGTCGGGCGACCTCGTCGTGTTCTCCTCGGTCGCGGGCGCGCGGGTGCGCCGCGCCAACTACGTCTACGGCTCGGCGAAGGCGGGGCTCGACGGCTTCGCCTCCGGCCTGGCCGACGCCCTGCACGGCTCCGGCGTGCGGCTGCTGCTCGTGCGCCCGGGCTTCGTGATCGGGCGGATGACCGAGGGCATGGCGCCGGCCCCGTTCTCCTCGACGCCCGCGCAGGTCGCCGACGCCACCGTCCGCGCCCTGGCCTCCGGGCGCGGCGAGGTGTGGGTGCCGGCGGTGCTGCGACCCGTGTTCGCCGTGCTCCGCCACGCCCCGCGCGCGGTGTGGCGGCGCCTGCCCCGCTAG
- a CDS encoding MSMEG_0570 family nitrogen starvation response protein, producing MLFEVRWPDGSHQTYYSPSLIVREYLEAGHDYPVADFVDRVREAMGIADARVRAKYGMGCSMAPVAVAQIEAAAGGFDGGTVHVERFRT from the coding sequence ATGCTGTTCGAGGTGCGGTGGCCCGACGGGTCGCACCAGACCTACTACTCCCCGTCGCTGATCGTGCGGGAGTACCTGGAGGCGGGACACGACTACCCGGTCGCCGACTTCGTCGACCGCGTCCGTGAGGCGATGGGCATCGCCGACGCCCGCGTGCGCGCGAAGTACGGGATGGGCTGCTCCATGGCACCGGTCGCGGTGGCGCAGATCGAGGCCGCCGCCGGCGGGTTCGACGGTGGCACCGTGCACGTCGAGCGGTTCCGGACGTAG
- a CDS encoding shikimate dehydrogenase, with protein MRAAVLGSPVAHSLSPVLHTAAYAALGLDGWHYDRHECTEPELAGFVAGLGPEWAGLSLTMPLKRVALDVATTVSELAASTGAANTLVRRDGGWFADNTDVAGIVAALGSVRGRAVVLGAGGTAQAALAALRELGVDDVEVRVRDAARSADLRAAADRLGVAPRIREGFDLDAPDVVVSTLPKGAADAVTGAAGTVLDVVYAPWPTAFAATAAAAGARVVSGLEMLLHQAVAQVALMTGRPGPVDAMRAALDAAVTARA; from the coding sequence ATGCGCGCTGCCGTCCTCGGCTCCCCGGTCGCCCACTCGCTCTCGCCCGTCCTGCACACCGCGGCCTACGCGGCGCTCGGTCTCGACGGCTGGCACTACGACCGGCACGAGTGCACCGAGCCGGAGCTGGCCGGCTTCGTCGCCGGGCTCGGGCCGGAGTGGGCGGGGCTGTCGCTGACGATGCCGCTCAAGCGGGTCGCGCTCGACGTCGCCACGACGGTGTCGGAGCTCGCCGCGTCGACCGGCGCGGCCAACACGCTCGTGCGCCGCGACGGCGGCTGGTTCGCCGACAACACCGACGTCGCCGGGATCGTCGCCGCGCTCGGGTCGGTGCGCGGGCGGGCCGTCGTGCTGGGTGCGGGCGGCACCGCGCAGGCGGCGCTGGCGGCGCTGCGCGAGCTGGGCGTCGACGACGTCGAGGTGCGCGTGCGCGACGCCGCCCGCAGCGCCGACCTGCGCGCCGCCGCCGACCGGCTCGGCGTCGCCCCGCGGATCCGCGAGGGGTTCGACCTCGACGCGCCCGACGTCGTCGTCAGCACGCTCCCGAAGGGCGCGGCCGACGCGGTGACCGGAGCGGCGGGCACCGTGCTCGACGTCGTCTACGCCCCGTGGCCCACCGCCTTCGCCGCGACGGCCGCGGCCGCGGGGGCGCGCGTCGTCAGCGGGCTGGAGATGCTGCTGCACCAGGCGGTCGCGCAGGTCGCGCTGATGACGGGGCGTCCCGGGCCGGTCGACGCCATGCGCGCCGCCCTCGACGCCGCGGTGACCGCCCGTGCCTGA
- a CDS encoding DUF2256 and DUF3253 domain-containing protein codes for MPDTPEDKVCAACGRRIEWRKKWERDWESVRYCSAACRRRGVTDVDRRLEAAITDLLASRSGTICPSEAARRVDADGWRELMEPARRAARRLVDAGEVVITQGGRVVDPSAAKGPIRIRRP; via the coding sequence GTGCCTGACACCCCCGAGGACAAGGTGTGCGCCGCGTGCGGGCGGCGGATCGAGTGGCGGAAGAAGTGGGAGCGCGACTGGGAGTCCGTGCGCTACTGCTCGGCCGCGTGCCGGCGCCGCGGCGTGACCGACGTCGACCGGCGCCTGGAGGCGGCGATCACCGACCTGCTGGCGTCGCGGTCGGGCACGATCTGCCCGTCCGAGGCGGCCCGGCGCGTCGACGCCGACGGGTGGCGCGAGCTGATGGAGCCGGCCCGTCGCGCCGCGCGCCGGCTCGTCGACGCGGGCGAGGTCGTGATCACCCAGGGTGGCCGGGTGGTGGACCCGTCGGCCGCGAAGGGCCCGATCCGGATCCGCCGGCCCTGA
- a CDS encoding class I SAM-dependent methyltransferase, whose translation MSLPPDWSQWRDQVDLDGYDERWARIEAEGGNPHGEADFVRSHNPRSVLDGGCGTGRVGIELARHGIAVLGVDPDADMIAAARAKAPELEWLRLDLADLDRPERFDLAVLAGNVIPYAERRAEVVAACARHLVPGGRLVAGFQLQAGWPTLAEYDAWCVAAGLTREGRYASWDRLPYAGGDYVVTVDVLRAGGSGSGPSRPTGPPPGHPG comes from the coding sequence ATGAGCCTGCCTCCCGACTGGTCGCAGTGGCGCGACCAGGTCGACCTCGACGGCTACGACGAGCGCTGGGCCCGCATCGAGGCCGAGGGCGGCAACCCGCACGGCGAGGCCGACTTCGTGCGCTCCCACAACCCGCGCTCGGTCCTCGACGGCGGCTGCGGCACCGGGCGCGTCGGCATCGAGCTCGCGCGCCACGGGATCGCGGTGCTCGGCGTCGACCCCGACGCGGACATGATCGCGGCCGCCCGCGCCAAGGCGCCCGAGCTGGAGTGGCTGCGCCTCGACCTCGCCGACCTCGACCGCCCCGAGCGCTTCGACCTCGCCGTCCTCGCCGGCAACGTCATCCCCTACGCGGAGCGCCGCGCCGAGGTCGTGGCCGCGTGCGCGCGGCACCTGGTCCCCGGCGGGCGGCTCGTCGCGGGCTTCCAGCTGCAGGCGGGCTGGCCCACCCTGGCCGAGTACGACGCCTGGTGCGTCGCGGCCGGCCTCACCCGCGAGGGGCGCTACGCGTCCTGGGACCGCCTGCCCTACGCCGGCGGCGACTACGTCGTGACCGTCGACGTCCTCAGGGCCGGCGGATCCGGATCGGGCCCTTCGCGGCCGACGGGTCCACCACCCGGCCACCCTGGGTGA
- a CDS encoding DsbA family oxidoreductase, whose amino-acid sequence MQVEIWSDVVCPWCAIGKRRFESALARFPHRDEVTVRWRSFELDPTAPQQRDGTLVEHLAGKYGTSVDKAREMVGGITATAAEEGWEFHLEDARGGNTVDAHRLIHLAHDRGIQDAVKERLVSAYVSEREDVGDHETLARLAAEAGLDETEAREVLASDRYLDAVRADEQQARAYGISGVPFFVVDATYGVSGAQPADQLLHVLETAWAESHPLQVLTPAGSADAGVCTDGTCAV is encoded by the coding sequence ATGCAGGTGGAGATCTGGTCCGACGTCGTCTGTCCCTGGTGCGCGATCGGCAAGCGCCGGTTCGAGAGCGCCCTCGCCCGCTTCCCGCACCGTGACGAGGTCACCGTGCGCTGGCGCAGCTTCGAGCTCGACCCCACGGCCCCGCAGCAGCGCGACGGCACGCTGGTGGAGCACCTCGCCGGGAAGTACGGGACCTCGGTCGACAAGGCCCGGGAGATGGTCGGCGGCATCACCGCGACCGCGGCGGAGGAGGGCTGGGAGTTCCACCTGGAGGACGCCCGGGGCGGCAACACCGTCGACGCCCACCGCCTGATCCACCTCGCCCACGACCGCGGGATCCAGGACGCGGTCAAGGAGCGGCTGGTGAGCGCGTACGTGAGCGAGCGCGAGGACGTCGGCGACCACGAGACCCTGGCCCGGCTCGCCGCCGAGGCGGGGCTGGACGAGACCGAGGCCCGCGAGGTGCTCGCGTCGGACCGCTACCTCGACGCCGTGCGCGCCGACGAGCAGCAGGCCCGCGCCTACGGCATCAGCGGCGTGCCGTTCTTCGTCGTCGACGCGACCTACGGCGTCTCCGGCGCGCAGCCGGCCGACCAGCTCCTGCACGTTCTGGAGACGGCCTGGGCCGAGTCGCACCCGCTGCAGGTGCTCACGCCGGCCGGGTCGGCCGACGCCGGGGTCTGCACCGACGGCACCTGCGCCGTCTGA
- a CDS encoding PP2C family protein-serine/threonine phosphatase, which yields MSSAPSEDLERMRRIEALLDGDLGHLSVEDLLRALVTRLGAVLDVDTVAVLLLDPSGGHLIATAAHGIDEEVQQGVRIPLGAGFAGRIAAEKRPVILEEVSPATVRNPLLVRRGIRSLLGVPLLVEGDVLGVLHVGTLTPRRFTDEDAGLLQLVADRVALATRARSSQAERTAAAALQRSLLPAALPPVPGLGFDARYVPGEGQVGGDWYDVFELPSGRVCIVMGDVAGRGLPAAVTMGRLRTVFRAHALDVEDPAKLLARVNEHVRFFEPSTLATALCAVLEPHLRRLRVSTAGHPPPVVARPGRESEVLDLRPDLPLGVDATLPRHVVELDLDAGAAVCFYTDGLVERRDADIDTGLELLRRAVRADAAEKVTAAVMSELVGRDHAHDDIAVLALVLDD from the coding sequence GTGTCGTCCGCGCCCAGCGAGGACCTCGAGCGGATGCGCCGGATCGAAGCGCTGCTCGACGGCGACCTCGGCCACCTCAGCGTCGAGGACCTGCTGCGGGCGCTGGTCACGCGCCTCGGCGCGGTCCTCGACGTCGACACGGTCGCGGTGCTGCTGCTCGACCCCTCCGGCGGCCACCTCATCGCGACCGCGGCCCACGGCATCGACGAGGAGGTCCAGCAGGGGGTGCGCATCCCGCTCGGTGCGGGGTTCGCCGGCCGCATCGCCGCCGAGAAGCGTCCCGTCATCCTCGAGGAGGTCAGCCCGGCGACCGTGCGCAACCCGCTGCTGGTCCGGCGCGGCATCCGGTCCCTGCTGGGGGTGCCGCTGCTCGTCGAGGGCGACGTCCTGGGCGTGCTGCACGTCGGGACGCTGACGCCGCGGCGCTTCACCGACGAGGACGCGGGCCTGCTCCAGCTCGTCGCCGACCGCGTGGCGCTGGCGACCCGGGCCCGGAGCTCGCAGGCCGAGCGGACGGCCGCGGCCGCGCTGCAGCGCAGCCTCCTGCCGGCCGCGCTCCCACCCGTCCCGGGCCTGGGCTTCGACGCGCGCTACGTGCCGGGCGAGGGCCAGGTCGGCGGTGACTGGTACGACGTGTTCGAGCTGCCCTCGGGGCGGGTGTGCATCGTCATGGGCGACGTCGCGGGCCGCGGCCTGCCCGCGGCGGTCACGATGGGCCGGTTGCGCACGGTGTTCCGCGCGCACGCGCTCGACGTCGAGGACCCGGCGAAGCTGCTGGCCCGGGTCAACGAGCACGTGCGGTTCTTCGAGCCGTCGACGCTGGCGACGGCGCTGTGCGCGGTGCTGGAGCCCCACCTCCGGCGGCTCCGGGTCTCCACCGCGGGCCATCCGCCGCCGGTCGTCGCGCGCCCCGGCCGGGAGTCCGAGGTCCTCGACCTGCGACCCGACCTGCCGCTGGGCGTCGACGCGACGCTCCCCCGGCACGTCGTCGAGCTCGACCTCGACGCCGGCGCGGCCGTCTGCTTCTACACCGACGGCCTCGTCGAACGCCGCGACGCCGACATCGACACCGGCCTCGAACTGCTCCGCCGCGCCGTGCGGGCCGACGCCGCGGAGAAGGTGACGGCGGCGGTCATGTCCGAGCTCGTCGGACGCGACCACGCCCACGACGACATCGCGGTCCTGGCCCTCGTGCTCGACGACTGA
- a CDS encoding excalibur calcium-binding domain-containing protein yields the protein MRLRTFTVSCLVAAAATLPLAGIASAQTADRDCKDFSSQEEAQAALLPGDPERLDANGNGQACENYDYAAATPAETDPVDEQPAETTAPAPADDDDAQVSVVPRGGVDTGDGSSGSAPAPLLVGGVLALGVTAAAVRRRAHTAR from the coding sequence ATGCGACTCCGCACCTTCACCGTGTCCTGCCTCGTGGCCGCCGCCGCGACGCTCCCGCTCGCCGGCATCGCGTCCGCTCAGACCGCCGACCGCGACTGCAAGGACTTCTCCTCGCAGGAGGAGGCCCAGGCCGCCCTGCTCCCCGGCGACCCCGAGCGCCTCGACGCCAACGGCAACGGCCAGGCCTGCGAGAACTACGACTACGCCGCGGCCACGCCCGCCGAGACCGACCCCGTCGACGAGCAGCCGGCCGAGACCACCGCGCCCGCGCCGGCGGACGACGACGACGCCCAGGTCTCCGTCGTGCCGCGCGGCGGCGTCGACACCGGTGACGGCTCGTCGGGCTCGGCGCCCGCCCCGCTCCTCGTCGGCGGGGTGCTGGCCCTCGGCGTCACCGCGGCCGCCGTGCGCCGGCGCGCGCACACCGCCCGCTGA
- a CDS encoding class F sortase translates to MRSRPGRPRRVLAGAALALLLSGCGAEQPVAPAAPVAPTPTTTAPAADRPTVLAESRPERVVIPALGVDSAMMDLGLQDDGTMEVPPDGTTAGWYALSPTPGEIGPAVLAAHVDWKGEPGVFHRLRDTEPGDEVRVRRADGSTAVFTVDRVEQYAKDSFPSDAVYGDVDRAELRLITCGGEFDGGTGDYEDNIVVYARLTGAA, encoded by the coding sequence GTGCGCAGCCGTCCCGGCCGTCCCCGCCGCGTCCTGGCGGGGGCGGCCCTCGCGCTGCTGCTCTCCGGCTGCGGCGCGGAGCAGCCGGTGGCCCCGGCCGCTCCGGTCGCCCCCACCCCGACCACCACCGCGCCGGCGGCGGACCGGCCGACGGTGCTCGCGGAGTCGCGGCCGGAGCGGGTGGTGATCCCGGCGCTCGGCGTCGACAGCGCGATGATGGACCTCGGCCTGCAGGACGACGGCACGATGGAGGTCCCGCCGGACGGCACCACCGCCGGCTGGTACGCCCTGTCGCCCACCCCGGGCGAGATCGGGCCCGCGGTGCTCGCCGCGCACGTCGACTGGAAGGGCGAGCCGGGCGTCTTCCACCGCCTCCGCGACACCGAGCCCGGCGACGAGGTGCGGGTGCGGCGCGCGGACGGCTCCACCGCCGTGTTCACCGTCGACCGGGTCGAGCAGTACGCGAAGGACAGCTTCCCCAGCGACGCCGTCTACGGCGACGTCGACCGGGCGGAGCTGCGCCTGATCACCTGCGGCGGGGAGTTCGACGGCGGCACCGGGGACTACGAGGACAACATCGTCGTCTACGCCCGGCTCACGGGGGCGGCCTGA
- a CDS encoding sigma factor-like helix-turn-helix DNA-binding protein → MARHVCADAVRTAVRRPRTSGVEDWDALAAAVAPRPGLVRSAVDEAVLLRGLVDALDADRREAFVLTQLLDLSYAEAAEVCGCPVGTIRSRVARAREDLVAALDGTSPVGIRRVGGA, encoded by the coding sequence GTGGCGCGCCACGTCTGCGCCGACGCGGTCCGCACCGCGGTGCGCAGACCCCGCACCAGCGGCGTCGAGGACTGGGACGCCCTCGCCGCCGCCGTCGCGCCCCGCCCGGGCCTGGTGCGCTCGGCGGTGGACGAGGCCGTGCTGCTCCGCGGTCTCGTCGACGCCCTCGACGCCGACCGCCGCGAGGCGTTCGTGCTCACCCAGCTGCTGGACCTGAGCTACGCCGAGGCGGCGGAGGTCTGCGGCTGCCCGGTCGGCACGATCCGCTCCCGCGTCGCCCGCGCGCGCGAGGACCTCGTCGCCGCGCTCGACGGCACCTCGCCGGTGGGGATCCGCCGCGTCGGCGGCGCCTGA
- the cynS gene encoding cyanase — MRFLDKAGAGRIVDRLRIRRGLTWAEVAQAVGRAPVWTVAALLGKHPVPAEEAQAVGALLGLDDEVVEALQLQPTRTPDPETASDPTVYRFHEALDVYGAAIKALIHEEFGDGIMSAINFHLTVARRPDPDGDRVVVTFDGKFLPYQW, encoded by the coding sequence GTGAGGTTCCTGGACAAGGCCGGGGCCGGTCGGATCGTCGACCGGCTTCGCATCCGGCGCGGCCTGACGTGGGCCGAGGTCGCGCAGGCCGTCGGACGCGCCCCGGTGTGGACCGTGGCCGCGCTGCTCGGGAAGCACCCGGTCCCGGCCGAGGAGGCGCAGGCCGTCGGCGCGCTCCTCGGGCTCGACGACGAGGTCGTCGAGGCCCTGCAGCTCCAGCCCACCCGCACCCCCGACCCCGAGACGGCGTCGGACCCCACCGTCTACCGGTTCCACGAGGCGCTCGACGTCTACGGCGCCGCAATCAAGGCGCTGATCCACGAGGAGTTCGGCGACGGGATCATGAGCGCCATCAACTTCCACCTGACGGTCGCCCGCCGGCCCGACCCCGACGGCGACAGGGTGGTCGTCACGTTCGACGGGAAGTTCCTGCCGTACCAGTGGTGA